One Shewanella sp. MR-4 DNA window includes the following coding sequences:
- the nagA gene encoding N-acetylglucosamine-6-phosphate deacetylase, translating to MKFTLIAEQLFDGEAFHRDVPVTIEDGLIASLDTASGAKEIRYSGTLVPGFIDVQVNGGGGALFNSSPTVACIETIGKAHARFGTTGFLPTLITDDVQVMAKAADAVASAVAKKSAGVLGVHFEGPHLSVPKKGVHPQGFIREITEAELAIFCRQDLGIRVVTLAPENVSPEVIRLLVESGVKVCLGHSNADYDTVVAALAAGATGFTHLYNAMSPLGSREPGMVGAAIESETAWCGLIVDGHHVHPAAARVALRAKPRGKVMLVTDAMPPVGMDDETSFELFGTQVLRVGDRLNAVTGELAGCVLDMATAVENSVKMLGLPLGEALRMASLYPAEFLGIAKNVGRLAVGQRADLVLLDNQHKVLANYIAGNAVYVRP from the coding sequence ATGAAATTCACCTTAATTGCCGAGCAACTGTTTGATGGTGAAGCCTTCCATCGGGATGTGCCTGTCACCATTGAAGATGGGCTGATCGCCAGCTTAGACACCGCATCGGGTGCTAAGGAAATTCGCTACTCAGGCACCCTAGTGCCAGGTTTTATCGATGTACAAGTTAACGGCGGTGGCGGCGCGTTATTCAATAGCAGCCCAACGGTCGCTTGCATTGAAACCATAGGCAAGGCGCATGCTCGCTTTGGTACCACAGGCTTTTTACCCACGCTTATCACTGATGATGTGCAGGTGATGGCCAAGGCTGCCGATGCGGTTGCCAGTGCGGTCGCGAAAAAGAGTGCAGGCGTATTAGGCGTACATTTTGAAGGCCCGCATCTTTCGGTACCTAAAAAAGGCGTACATCCACAAGGCTTTATCCGTGAGATCACCGAGGCTGAACTGGCGATTTTTTGCCGTCAGGATTTAGGTATTCGAGTGGTGACCTTAGCGCCTGAAAATGTCTCGCCCGAGGTGATCCGCCTGTTGGTGGAGTCGGGCGTTAAAGTGTGTTTAGGCCACTCCAATGCGGACTACGATACCGTTGTCGCAGCATTAGCGGCGGGGGCGACAGGCTTTACTCACCTCTACAATGCTATGTCACCCTTAGGTTCCCGTGAGCCAGGCATGGTGGGCGCGGCGATTGAGAGCGAAACCGCTTGGTGTGGTTTGATTGTCGATGGCCACCATGTTCATCCAGCTGCCGCAAGGGTCGCCCTGCGCGCTAAACCCCGTGGCAAAGTGATGTTAGTGACCGATGCTATGCCACCAGTAGGCATGGATGATGAAACCAGTTTTGAGCTGTTTGGTACTCAGGTGCTGCGTGTCGGCGATAGATTAAATGCGGTGACGGGTGAACTGGCAGGCTGTGTGTTAGACATGGCGACCGCGGTTGAGAACAGCGTGAAGATGCTCGGTTTACCGCTCGGTGAGGCCTTGCGGATGGCGTCTTTGTATCCTGCCGAGTTCCTTGGCATTGCCAAGAACGTTGGTCGGTTAGCGGTAGGGCAGCGTGCCGATTTAGTACTACTGGATAATCAACACAAAGTGCTGGCCAACTATATTGCTGGAAATGCGGTTTATGTTCGCCCTTAG
- the nagB-II gene encoding glucosamine-6-phosphate deaminase NagB-II, producing the protein MTNTIMEQEARTAPQKIAGQLAANADLMQQLGEKLRAFDPRFVMIVGRGSSDHAGVFAKYLFEIEAGVPTFAAAPSVASVYGKTLKLEGGLVIVISQSGRSPDILAQARMAKNAGAFCVALVNDETAPIKDIVDVVVPLRAGEEKAVAATKSYLATLSAILQLASAWTQSESLAAAVNSLPQALQTAVDAEPQLTPASVENVKNLVVLGRGLGYAVSKEIALKLKEVCSIHAEAFSSAEFLHGPVTLVEKKLTIVDVCIGDESYASHIEQIENVSQRGADLVHLNQTSTDIHPRVAPLALLQRFYIDVAAVAIARGIDPDQPAGLKKVTQTL; encoded by the coding sequence ATGACAAACACTATTATGGAGCAAGAAGCTCGCACCGCGCCGCAGAAGATTGCGGGTCAGTTAGCCGCTAACGCCGATTTAATGCAGCAGTTAGGTGAAAAACTGCGTGCTTTCGATCCCCGTTTTGTGATGATTGTGGGCCGTGGTTCATCGGACCATGCGGGTGTATTTGCTAAATATCTTTTTGAAATCGAAGCGGGTGTACCCACCTTTGCCGCCGCGCCATCAGTGGCCAGCGTTTACGGTAAAACCTTGAAGTTAGAAGGCGGATTAGTGATTGTGATTTCGCAATCTGGCCGCAGCCCTGATATTTTAGCCCAGGCGCGTATGGCAAAAAACGCAGGCGCGTTTTGTGTGGCGTTAGTGAACGATGAAACCGCGCCAATCAAGGATATCGTCGATGTGGTAGTGCCGCTACGTGCTGGCGAAGAGAAAGCCGTTGCCGCAACCAAGAGCTACCTTGCAACTCTGTCGGCGATTCTACAATTAGCCTCGGCGTGGACGCAGAGCGAATCCCTCGCGGCGGCTGTTAACTCATTACCGCAAGCACTGCAAACTGCGGTCGATGCTGAGCCACAATTGACTCCAGCATCGGTTGAAAACGTGAAAAACTTAGTCGTTTTAGGCCGTGGCTTAGGTTATGCCGTGTCTAAGGAAATCGCACTTAAGTTAAAAGAAGTGTGTTCTATCCATGCCGAAGCCTTTAGTAGTGCTGAGTTCCTCCATGGTCCTGTGACCTTAGTGGAGAAAAAACTCACGATTGTGGATGTCTGCATTGGCGATGAGTCGTACGCTAGCCATATCGAACAGATTGAAAATGTGAGTCAGCGTGGCGCCGATTTAGTGCACTTAAATCAAACGTCGACGGATATTCACCCACGTGTTGCGCCGTTAGCCCTGCTGCAACGTTTTTATATCGACGTGGCCGCAGTCGCGATTGCCCGTGGTATTGACCCTGACCAACCCGCTGGGCTGAAAAAAGTCACTCAAACGCTGTAA
- the nagK gene encoding N-acetylglucosamine kinase, with protein MGLVQTKDQQLFIGVDGGGSKCRATIYTADGTVLGTGVAGRANPLHGLAQTFASIEASTRQALLDAGMKETDSHLLVAGLGLAGVNVPRLYQDVISWQHPFAAMYVTTDLHTACIGAHRGADGAVIITGTGSCGYAHVGDDSLSIGGHGFALGDKGSGAWLGLKAAEHVLLALDGFAAPTALTEMLLKHFGVSDALGIVEHLAGKSSSCYAELARSVLDCANAGDEVARGIVQEGADYISEMARKLFSLNPVRFSMIGGLAEPLQAWLGSDVVAKISETLAPPEMGAMYFAQQQFNSVNINE; from the coding sequence ATGGGGTTAGTCCAGACAAAAGATCAACAACTGTTTATCGGTGTTGATGGGGGCGGCAGTAAGTGCCGAGCCACTATCTATACTGCGGACGGTACCGTTTTAGGGACAGGTGTTGCTGGGCGCGCTAATCCGCTGCATGGTCTTGCACAAACATTTGCATCTATTGAAGCATCGACTCGCCAAGCTCTGCTGGATGCGGGCATGAAGGAAACCGATAGCCATTTACTCGTCGCGGGCTTAGGGCTGGCAGGGGTCAATGTGCCGCGCCTGTATCAGGATGTGATCAGCTGGCAACATCCGTTTGCCGCCATGTATGTCACAACCGATCTTCATACCGCTTGTATCGGTGCACACCGCGGCGCGGATGGTGCGGTGATCATTACGGGTACAGGTTCTTGCGGTTATGCCCATGTCGGTGATGACAGCTTAAGCATTGGCGGACACGGTTTTGCGCTGGGAGATAAGGGCAGTGGGGCTTGGTTAGGTTTAAAAGCCGCCGAGCATGTGTTACTCGCCCTCGATGGCTTTGCCGCGCCGACTGCTTTAACCGAGATGTTATTAAAGCATTTTGGGGTAAGTGATGCCTTGGGCATCGTCGAGCATCTCGCCGGTAAGTCTTCGAGTTGCTATGCCGAATTGGCCAGAAGTGTACTCGATTGCGCCAACGCGGGTGATGAAGTCGCTCGCGGGATTGTGCAGGAAGGCGCCGATTACATCAGTGAAATGGCACGCAAGCTGTTTAGCCTCAATCCAGTGCGATTCTCGATGATCGGTGGTCTTGCCGAACCGCTACAGGCATGGCTTGGCAGCGATGTGGTGGCCAAGATTTCTGAAACCTTAGCGCCGCCAGAAATGGGTGCCATGTACTTCGCTCAACAGCAATTTAACTCAGTTAACATTAATGAATAA
- a CDS encoding family 20 glycosylhydrolase yields MNKTIAATAILLALGLTACSDVPKTEAVPSSSTAEQAKPNQLTQAQLQQFGDTLGVSYRVLTNRPDDSCDKAAAEGRCFVAEIDFVPEVELKSRDWAIYFSQMRPVQAVESKEFSITHIKGDLYRIAPTEAFNGFSKGEKKTLRFRGELWQLSETDAMPNYYIVAGDLSPVVIASTQVQQDPETQMEVRPYVEAYTDMVKQYRRTDADKLAPATPAQLFSNNQQVSEDASLAVNTIIPTPQKVAIHSQDKAVSLTSGIKLDFGSVTNASAAQQSLDSKHLAAALSRLARLGVNESEQGVAVKLNWRQGAEGSYLLDIKADAIDIAAADAAGFSYALSSLASLIDVQDLRVNAMTIEDSPRYPFRGMHIDVARNFHSKALVFDLLDQMAAYKLNKLHLHMADDEGWRLEIDGLPELTDIGSKRCHDLEENTCLLPQLGSGPFADVPVNGFYSKQDYIDIVKYADARQIQVIPSMDMPGHSRAAIKSMEARYRKLVAEGKAEEAKTYLLSDAADTTVYSSVQYYNDNTLNVCMESTYLFVDKVIDEIAKLHQAAGQPLTRYHIGADETAGAWKQSPACLDFVANNDKGVKSIDDLGAYFIERISNQLASKGIEAAGWSDGMSHVRPSNMPAKVQSNIWDVIAYKGYEHANQQVNNGWDVVLSNPEVLYFDFPYEADPKEHGYYWASRATNAHKVFSFMPDNLVANAEQWTDIQNLPFEADDRARTDEKGKQSGPREQGKAFAGLQGQLWSETIRSDNTVEYMIFPRLLMLAERAWHQAAWEVPYQYQGALYNQTTGHFTAAMREAQAQSWQQMANTLGHKEFIKLDKAGIDYRVPTVGAEIRDGKLFANVAYPGLKIEWRQASGQWQSYQAGQAVTGPVEIRAIAADGKRKGRSLVVN; encoded by the coding sequence ATGAATAAAACGATTGCCGCCACCGCGATTTTATTGGCTCTGGGCTTAACGGCCTGTAGCGATGTGCCTAAAACCGAGGCAGTGCCTAGCTCAAGTACTGCTGAGCAGGCTAAGCCCAACCAATTAACCCAAGCGCAATTGCAGCAGTTTGGGGATACCTTGGGCGTGAGTTATCGCGTGCTCACTAACAGGCCCGACGATAGCTGTGACAAAGCCGCCGCCGAAGGTCGTTGTTTTGTTGCTGAAATCGATTTTGTCCCAGAGGTTGAGCTTAAGAGCCGTGATTGGGCGATTTATTTTAGTCAAATGCGCCCAGTTCAAGCCGTTGAAAGCAAAGAGTTTAGTATTACGCATATCAAGGGCGATCTCTATCGCATCGCGCCCACTGAGGCATTTAACGGTTTTAGCAAGGGCGAGAAAAAGACCCTAAGGTTCCGCGGTGAGTTGTGGCAGCTCTCAGAAACCGATGCCATGCCCAACTATTACATAGTTGCAGGCGATTTATCGCCAGTGGTGATCGCCAGCACGCAAGTGCAGCAAGATCCTGAGACACAGATGGAAGTGCGCCCCTATGTTGAGGCGTACACCGATATGGTGAAGCAGTATCGCCGTACCGATGCGGATAAATTAGCGCCTGCGACGCCTGCGCAGTTGTTTAGCAATAATCAACAGGTCAGTGAAGATGCCAGCTTAGCGGTCAATACCATTATTCCGACGCCGCAAAAAGTCGCTATCCACAGCCAAGATAAAGCCGTGTCACTGACCTCTGGTATTAAACTGGATTTCGGTTCAGTCACTAACGCATCAGCCGCGCAACAATCTTTGGATTCTAAACACTTGGCGGCGGCACTTTCCCGTTTAGCGCGCTTAGGCGTTAACGAGTCAGAACAAGGTGTAGCGGTAAAGCTGAACTGGCGTCAAGGCGCTGAGGGCAGCTATCTGCTGGATATCAAAGCGGATGCTATAGATATTGCCGCAGCCGATGCTGCCGGGTTTTCCTATGCGTTATCGTCACTTGCTAGTTTGATTGATGTGCAGGATCTGCGCGTAAATGCCATGACGATTGAGGATAGCCCAAGGTATCCCTTCCGTGGCATGCATATCGACGTGGCCCGTAACTTCCATAGCAAGGCGTTGGTCTTTGATCTGTTGGATCAAATGGCTGCATACAAGCTCAACAAATTGCACCTACATATGGCCGACGATGAAGGTTGGCGCCTAGAGATCGATGGCCTGCCGGAACTGACCGACATCGGCAGTAAGCGTTGCCACGATCTTGAGGAAAATACCTGTCTGTTACCGCAGCTTGGCAGCGGGCCTTTTGCGGATGTGCCCGTCAACGGTTTCTATAGCAAACAAGACTATATCGACATCGTTAAATATGCCGATGCGCGCCAAATTCAAGTGATCCCTTCGATGGACATGCCTGGCCATAGCCGCGCGGCGATAAAATCGATGGAGGCGCGTTACCGTAAGCTAGTGGCCGAAGGTAAAGCTGAGGAAGCTAAAACCTATCTGTTGTCGGATGCGGCGGACACCACAGTGTATTCTTCGGTGCAGTATTACAACGATAACACCTTGAACGTCTGCATGGAGTCGACCTATCTGTTTGTCGATAAAGTCATTGATGAAATTGCAAAATTACACCAAGCAGCGGGCCAGCCATTAACCCGATACCATATCGGTGCCGACGAAACGGCAGGGGCGTGGAAGCAATCGCCAGCTTGTTTGGACTTTGTGGCCAATAACGATAAAGGCGTGAAATCCATCGACGATTTAGGGGCGTACTTTATTGAGCGCATTTCGAATCAGCTCGCGAGTAAAGGCATCGAAGCGGCGGGTTGGAGCGATGGCATGAGCCATGTTCGCCCAAGCAACATGCCTGCTAAAGTCCAATCCAACATTTGGGATGTGATTGCCTATAAGGGCTATGAGCATGCCAATCAGCAAGTCAACAACGGCTGGGATGTGGTGCTCTCAAACCCTGAGGTGCTTTATTTTGATTTCCCCTATGAAGCCGATCCTAAGGAGCATGGCTACTACTGGGCAAGCCGCGCAACCAACGCGCACAAAGTGTTTAGCTTTATGCCGGACAACTTAGTGGCAAACGCGGAGCAGTGGACCGATATTCAAAATCTACCTTTTGAGGCCGACGATAGGGCCAGAACCGATGAGAAGGGCAAACAATCTGGCCCAAGGGAACAAGGTAAAGCCTTTGCCGGATTACAAGGCCAGCTCTGGAGTGAAACCATCCGCAGTGATAACACCGTGGAATATATGATTTTCCCGCGTTTATTGATGCTGGCGGAGCGTGCTTGGCATCAAGCCGCGTGGGAAGTGCCATATCAATATCAAGGCGCTTTGTATAATCAAACTACGGGACATTTCACCGCTGCTATGCGTGAGGCTCAGGCGCAATCTTGGCAGCAAATGGCTAACACCTTAGGACATAAGGAGTTTATCAAACTCGATAAAGCGGGTATCGATTACCGAGTGCCGACCGTCGGCGCCGAGATCCGTGACGGTAAACTGTTTGCCAACGTCGCTTATCCAGGACTCAAGATTGAATGGCGCCAAGCGAGTGGGCAATGGCAATCCTATCAAGCTGGGCAGGCGGTAACGGGCCCTGTTGAGATCCGCGCCATCGCGGCCGATGGAAAACGTAAAGGCCGCAGCTTAGTCGTTAATTAA
- a CDS encoding methyl-accepting chemotaxis protein, with protein sequence MKTLALKVQIGLAAAIFMIVSVLFGVSYWLASDSLTSNEMAFEDNTVANLQVTMAQPIFTYDYEQIRAVLSVMLKSEQIYQITVVDHRGKLLAEDKQAEAVAASDLQTRELQFSDQGNPTGRLTIAFSTLPVKAQLSELLLGYFLQALLILAGSLLVIFIILKRLVISPLDKVVAALEEIANGDGDLSHRLPVESEDEIGKLANAFNGFVEQIHGTITRVHETSGLLLGDAKALGTLSQSNNQRVQAQLKETEAAVTAVTQLSASANEVAINAKRTADAATQADRAVDDGQRQFDSGLAITRQLAGELARSAQSVSQLQQETQRIDEVVVVINSIAEQTNLLALNAAIEAARAGEQGRGFAVVADEVRSLASRTQQATGEIQKMIQQVQSRVAETVNVMQSSQTLSNQGVNRSEEIKLVLSKVTDLVSNISNMNIEVSHAAQEQTCVTEAISRTLNDLANVSGSASLDSEHLAQSSERLFHQGERLRTLVTSFRL encoded by the coding sequence ATGAAAACATTAGCCTTAAAAGTACAAATTGGGTTAGCAGCTGCGATATTTATGATAGTCAGCGTGCTGTTTGGGGTGTCCTATTGGTTGGCGAGCGATAGCTTGACCAGCAACGAAATGGCCTTTGAAGACAATACCGTTGCTAATCTTCAGGTCACCATGGCGCAGCCGATTTTTACCTACGACTACGAGCAGATCCGTGCGGTGTTGTCTGTCATGTTAAAGTCTGAGCAAATCTATCAAATCACCGTTGTGGATCATCGGGGTAAGTTGCTCGCCGAAGACAAACAAGCCGAGGCCGTTGCCGCAAGCGACCTACAAACAAGAGAGTTACAGTTCAGCGACCAAGGTAATCCGACAGGGCGTTTAACCATTGCCTTCTCTACTTTGCCGGTTAAGGCGCAATTATCTGAGTTACTGCTGGGGTACTTTTTACAGGCACTGCTGATTTTAGCGGGCAGTCTATTAGTGATTTTCATCATTCTCAAACGCTTAGTGATTAGTCCCTTAGATAAAGTTGTCGCCGCGTTAGAAGAAATCGCCAATGGTGATGGCGATTTAAGCCACAGATTACCCGTGGAGAGCGAAGATGAAATCGGCAAACTTGCCAATGCTTTCAACGGTTTCGTCGAGCAAATTCATGGCACTATTACCAGAGTGCATGAAACTTCGGGCCTGCTATTGGGCGATGCTAAGGCGCTGGGTACGCTGTCGCAAAGCAACAATCAAAGGGTGCAAGCTCAGCTTAAAGAAACCGAAGCCGCGGTCACTGCCGTGACTCAATTGAGTGCCAGTGCCAACGAAGTGGCCATCAATGCAAAACGTACTGCCGATGCGGCAACCCAAGCCGATAGAGCGGTCGACGACGGGCAGCGTCAGTTTGACTCGGGCTTAGCCATTACCCGTCAATTAGCGGGGGAATTAGCGCGTTCTGCCCAATCGGTATCGCAGCTACAACAGGAAACTCAACGCATCGATGAAGTCGTGGTGGTGATCAACAGCATTGCCGAACAGACTAATCTACTCGCCCTAAATGCCGCCATTGAAGCCGCCAGAGCGGGTGAGCAGGGGCGTGGTTTTGCCGTTGTTGCCGATGAAGTGCGCTCATTAGCGAGCCGCACCCAACAGGCGACGGGTGAGATCCAAAAAATGATCCAACAGGTGCAGAGCCGAGTTGCCGAAACCGTGAATGTGATGCAATCGAGCCAGACTCTCTCCAATCAAGGGGTCAACCGTTCGGAAGAAATTAAGCTAGTGCTGTCTAAAGTGACTGATTTAGTTTCCAATATCAGTAATATGAATATCGAAGTTTCCCATGCGGCGCAGGAGCAGACCTGCGTCACCGAAGCGATTTCTCGTACATTAAATGATCTTGCCAATGTCTCAGGTTCAGCCTCCCTCGATAGTGAGCACTTAGCACAATCGAGTGAGCGACTGTTTCACCAAGGGGAAAGACTGCGGACGTTAGTAACTTCCTTCAGATTGTAG
- a CDS encoding substrate-binding periplasmic protein: protein MVIHIATLLGSVVTTFAKRLLMPIFGLWASAMVCAFSFTAIAAVESASFTVTNAATAGSSTANNAAPIKIVTTIQQQWQFNLLKEALRRSGQSYQVEQMSTQMNQKRKVEEALAGTVDVFWSMTSKELEETVLPVRIPLFKGLLGNRLLIIRKTDEARFANIKTLADFKRLKAGQNRYWPDASILEANGLPVVTSYQYTNLYPMLEGGRFDYLALGAQEIGDELASHPDPALKIDTHILLQYRSPAYFFVSPKRPELAAAILAGLENMISDGSFDEMFNRELKIDKLYRDAQFEQRVIIRLDTPDLSPLTPIERQELWLDLFSMQGAK from the coding sequence ATGGTTATTCATATTGCTACACTGCTTGGCAGCGTAGTAACTACTTTTGCTAAACGTTTGCTGATGCCCATCTTTGGACTCTGGGCGAGCGCTATGGTTTGTGCTTTTAGTTTCACCGCGATAGCCGCCGTGGAGTCGGCGTCGTTTACGGTTACAAATGCCGCTACTGCAGGCTCTTCTACGGCAAACAATGCTGCTCCCATCAAGATAGTGACCACAATCCAACAGCAGTGGCAGTTTAATCTCCTCAAAGAGGCGCTGCGCCGCTCAGGTCAGTCCTATCAGGTCGAACAAATGTCGACGCAGATGAACCAAAAACGTAAGGTCGAAGAAGCGCTTGCTGGTACTGTCGATGTTTTTTGGAGCATGACTTCTAAGGAGCTTGAGGAAACCGTGCTCCCGGTTCGTATCCCCTTGTTTAAGGGATTACTCGGTAACCGCCTGTTAATTATCCGCAAAACGGATGAGGCTAGATTTGCCAATATAAAAACGCTGGCGGATTTTAAGCGATTAAAAGCAGGGCAAAACCGCTATTGGCCCGATGCCAGTATCCTGGAAGCCAATGGTTTGCCAGTTGTGACTAGCTATCAATACACCAACCTGTATCCGATGTTAGAGGGGGGGCGATTCGATTACCTTGCCCTCGGCGCGCAGGAAATTGGCGATGAACTCGCAAGCCACCCCGATCCTGCGCTGAAAATCGATACTCATATCCTGCTGCAATACCGTTCGCCAGCATATTTTTTTGTGTCCCCAAAACGCCCCGAGTTAGCGGCGGCAATCTTGGCCGGACTCGAAAATATGATAAGCGACGGCAGCTTCGATGAGATGTTTAATCGTGAGCTTAAGATAGACAAGCTCTACCGTGATGCCCAGTTTGAGCAGCGCGTCATTATTCGTCTCGATACGCCCGATTTAAGTCCCTTAACCCCCATTGAACGCCAAGAGTTGTGGTTAGATCTATTTAGTATGCAAGGTGCAAAATAA
- a CDS encoding sulfite exporter TauE/SafE family protein, with protein sequence MLPYGLIFKRRHINLGQYYRTLAIVLVLLSAWLCWLVQFHQPIELIKQYGQFVFLGITGAIFANATGAGGGVIFIPVFSSLNFSEVQSVSTSFMIQCFGMTAGAISWSDYYRRHHHHDKTWSGFIPSILLAATCSVLGLWSSQLWQLNSPSSLHTSFSLFSIVLGIAIIISSQRRTLQSHRLNALDYCWLAVIGYLGGIITAWLSVGVGELLVIYLMLRGVCAKMAVAIGVVVSAITVWSASPIHVFASSSHALFELVLFAGPGAIIGGLLARKLALFLPVKTLKLFFSSWIILTGFVMI encoded by the coding sequence ATGCTGCCATATGGTCTTATCTTCAAACGTAGACATATTAACCTCGGTCAATATTATCGAACGTTGGCAATCGTCCTTGTGCTATTGAGTGCATGGCTATGTTGGTTAGTCCAATTTCATCAACCCATTGAGTTAATAAAACAATACGGTCAATTTGTGTTTTTGGGGATAACGGGAGCCATCTTCGCAAACGCCACGGGAGCGGGAGGTGGAGTGATCTTTATTCCGGTGTTCTCTAGTTTAAATTTCAGTGAAGTTCAGAGTGTCTCCACGTCATTTATGATCCAATGTTTTGGTATGACGGCAGGGGCGATTTCATGGTCAGACTACTATCGAAGACACCATCACCATGACAAAACCTGGTCAGGCTTTATTCCGAGCATTTTATTAGCGGCAACCTGCTCAGTACTTGGCCTTTGGAGCAGTCAGTTATGGCAATTGAACTCACCTTCCTCGCTGCATACCAGCTTTAGCCTTTTTTCCATCGTATTAGGGATAGCGATCATCATCAGCAGCCAGAGGCGTACTCTTCAAAGCCATCGCCTCAACGCCCTAGACTATTGCTGGCTAGCAGTAATTGGTTATTTGGGCGGGATCATCACGGCCTGGTTATCGGTTGGCGTGGGCGAACTGCTAGTGATCTATCTGATGTTACGGGGAGTGTGTGCCAAGATGGCCGTTGCCATCGGAGTGGTTGTCTCGGCGATCACCGTCTGGTCGGCAAGTCCGATACATGTGTTTGCAAGTAGCAGTCATGCCCTATTCGAACTGGTACTGTTTGCAGGCCCTGGCGCAATTATCGGCGGTTTATTAGCGCGAAAACTGGCGCTATTTCTCCCAGTCAAAACCTTAAAGCTGTTTTTCTCAAGTTGGATTATCTTGACTGGGTTTGTAATGATTTGA
- a CDS encoding putative 2OG-Fe(II) oxygenase: MLVPIFDNAICIYDFEQYDSFEGKDDTYQTIDALFALPEVLNEANVPDANGGRALSTVHLHQTHPIPHLLNFKSNPLGRWILMCIFDAAVQLGFDKTRNIRKLKYHRTWANRMEYGCDAVAHRHANDDWSIPHLVAIYYTDVPENSADLVFIQDDNRQLMRGKSCSEYPLAQQYRVSSLAGRLICHDARFLHGTTVHKNTLPRTCLVIEVGFPPLD; this comes from the coding sequence ATGTTAGTGCCAATATTTGATAACGCAATCTGTATCTATGATTTTGAACAGTATGATAGTTTTGAAGGTAAAGACGATACTTATCAAACAATTGATGCCTTGTTTGCGTTACCAGAAGTGCTAAATGAGGCAAACGTACCTGATGCTAATGGGGGACGAGCCTTATCTACGGTTCACTTGCATCAAACCCATCCAATTCCTCATTTGTTAAATTTTAAGTCCAATCCTTTAGGGCGCTGGATATTGATGTGCATTTTTGATGCAGCGGTACAGCTTGGATTTGATAAAACGAGAAATATTAGAAAGTTAAAGTATCACCGTACCTGGGCCAATCGTATGGAGTATGGTTGTGATGCCGTGGCTCACAGGCATGCGAATGATGATTGGTCTATACCGCATTTAGTTGCAATTTATTATACAGATGTGCCTGAAAATAGTGCTGATTTAGTCTTTATTCAGGATGATAATCGGCAGCTTATGCGTGGTAAGTCATGCAGTGAGTATCCTTTGGCGCAGCAATATAGAGTCAGTTCTCTGGCGGGAAGATTGATTTGCCATGATGCTCGTTTTTTACATGGCACAACGGTCCATAAAAACACCTTACCTCGGACTTGTTTAGTGATAGAAGTCGGTTTTCCTCCGCTGGATTGA